The following are encoded together in the Montipora foliosa isolate CH-2021 chromosome 12, ASM3666993v2, whole genome shotgun sequence genome:
- the LOC137978524 gene encoding uncharacterized protein, whose product MMCKSAFVVLILSALIFEGLSRPSNEGQANKRQEEEEEEEKKPAEGAEAGAEESGSGEEPTTAPPAGEAATTAAPTTPAPAGGAPAAPGGAPAAPGGAPAAPGAPAAVSPPNPIIEAVNQACSTFHQCTAMKDPSMCLQEMLTALSAVVGGTGGTGGGTTPCQPVSPCQAGASAPMPQPIPYPQPVPYPTPYPGDMTMQPSSCGGTYPCKDKGHKNKAKKHHDNKEKKHLKQHSRKG is encoded by the exons CTTTGAGGGTCTATCTCGGCCTTCAAACGAG GGTCAAGCCAACAAGCGacaagaggaagaagaagaagaagaaaagaaaccgGCTGAAGGTGCCGAAGCAG GAGCTGAAGAGAGTGGAAGTGGAGAAGAACCCACAACTGCACCACCTGCTGGAGAAGCTGCTACTACTGCTGCTCCTACCACCCCTGCTCCCGCGGGGGGAGCCCCTGCAGCCCCTGGAGGAGCACCAGCAGCCCCTGGAGGAGCACCAGCAGCCCCTGGGGCACCAGCAGCAGTGTCCCCACCTAATCCAATCATTGAAGCTGTT AATCAAGCATGCTCCACCTTCCATCAATGCACTGCCATGAAGGATCCTTCCATGTGCCTTCAGGAGATGCTGACTGCCTTATCAGCCGTGGTTGGAGGCACTGGAGGAACCGGGGGTGGGACAACTCCCTGTCAGCCAGTGTCTCCCTGCCAGGCGGGAGCCAGTGCCCCCATGCCTCAGCCAATACCGTATCCTCAACCGGTACCATACCCGACGCCTTATCCAGGCGACATGACAATGCAGCCGTCGTCTTGTGGAGGAACCTACCCGTGCAAAGACAAGGGACACAAGAACAAGGCGAAAAAGCACCACGACAACAAGGAGAAGAAACACCTTAAGCAACATTCCAGGAAGGGATAG